The Calditerrivibrio nitroreducens DSM 19672 genome window below encodes:
- the rsxC gene encoding electron transport complex subunit RsxC — MQKHSFYGGIHPDYNKEKTAGKKIEILPYSIGESLTIPITQHLGAPSREIVKKKDTVKKGQLIASSGGFISSNLHTPFTGEVDNITLAPNPIAGNVPAIKLIIKETDDDFLKIEKSDKFQDIISAAGIVGLGGATFPSHVKLSPPKKVDTLIVNGAECEPFLTCDHRLMIENTEEILLGALLVKEKLSIERLIVGIEDNKLDAYKEFGKYQTKYNFELHLLHTKYPQGGEKQLIFATTGRIVPEGKLPLDVGVIVHNVGTFKAIYEAWTFGKPLFERVVTVTGAVKEPKNILVKIGTPISKLIDFCGGFVGKPKKIIIGGPMMGFAASSLDTPTTKGTSGVIVLREDDMPDMKKSNCIRCGRCVEACPMGLVPAIMEQFSLNEMYEKLIDWHVVNCIECGCCSYVCPSRRPLVGYFKTAKRQVMNILRQRAQK, encoded by the coding sequence ATGCAAAAACACTCATTTTATGGAGGTATACACCCTGATTACAACAAGGAGAAAACTGCTGGGAAAAAAATCGAGATTCTTCCATATTCTATCGGAGAATCTTTGACAATTCCCATAACCCAGCACCTTGGTGCACCATCAAGAGAGATAGTAAAAAAGAAAGATACTGTAAAAAAAGGGCAATTGATAGCTTCCTCTGGTGGATTTATTAGTAGTAATCTCCACACACCTTTTACAGGAGAGGTGGATAATATTACACTGGCACCAAACCCAATTGCGGGAAATGTCCCTGCAATAAAGCTCATCATAAAAGAGACCGATGACGATTTTTTGAAAATAGAAAAAAGTGATAAATTTCAGGATATCATATCAGCAGCAGGAATAGTCGGTTTGGGTGGTGCAACATTCCCAAGCCATGTCAAGCTCAGCCCCCCCAAAAAAGTTGATACATTAATAGTAAATGGTGCTGAATGTGAACCTTTTTTAACGTGTGATCATAGACTGATGATTGAAAATACAGAAGAGATACTGTTAGGTGCCCTGCTCGTAAAGGAAAAACTTTCCATCGAACGTCTCATCGTAGGGATAGAGGATAACAAATTAGATGCATATAAAGAATTTGGAAAGTACCAAACTAAATACAACTTTGAATTACATCTGTTACATACAAAATATCCCCAGGGTGGAGAAAAGCAACTTATATTTGCCACTACCGGTAGAATAGTGCCGGAGGGGAAATTGCCACTGGATGTTGGAGTAATCGTTCATAATGTGGGCACTTTCAAGGCAATTTATGAAGCATGGACGTTTGGTAAGCCTCTCTTTGAACGAGTTGTAACCGTCACAGGTGCAGTGAAAGAGCCTAAAAATATCCTTGTCAAAATTGGTACACCTATATCGAAACTGATCGATTTTTGTGGGGGTTTTGTCGGAAAACCTAAGAAGATAATCATAGGTGGCCCCATGATGGGGTTTGCGGCATCTTCACTGGATACCCCCACCACCAAAGGTACCAGTGGCGTGATCGTGTTAAGGGAAGATGATATGCCGGATATGAAAAAATCCAACTGTATCCGATGCGGAAGATGTGTGGAAGCCTGCCCGATGGGACTTGTACCGGCTATAATGGAGCAGTTTAGTCTAAACGAAATGTACGAAAAATTGATAGATTGGCATGTGGTAAACTGCATCGAGTGTGGATGCTGTAGTTATGTCTGTCCTTCAAGACGCCCATTGGTGGGCTATTTCAAAACGGCAAAACGCCAGGTAATGAATATTTTAAGACAGAGGGCACAAAAATGA
- a CDS encoding deoxycytidylate deaminase translates to MRPSWDQYFFNIIEVIKERSTCLRRQVGAVIVKDNRILATGYNGVPSKISHCSEKGCLRAKLNVPSGQRHELCRGLHAEQNAIIQASKYGTPIDGSTIYTNAKPCSICTKMIINAGIKEIVYMEYYDDPLADELLKETDIIVRQFNNRG, encoded by the coding sequence TTGAGACCCAGCTGGGATCAATACTTTTTTAACATCATAGAAGTTATAAAAGAAAGGTCTACCTGCCTCAGAAGACAGGTGGGTGCCGTTATAGTAAAGGACAATCGTATCCTTGCAACCGGATACAATGGTGTCCCATCAAAAATCTCCCATTGCTCCGAAAAAGGTTGCTTGAGGGCTAAATTAAATGTCCCTTCAGGCCAGAGACATGAGCTTTGTAGAGGATTACACGCAGAGCAGAATGCCATCATTCAAGCCTCAAAATATGGTACACCGATAGACGGATCCACCATATATACAAACGCTAAACCCTGCTCCATTTGTACTAAAATGATTATAAATGCTGGAATAAAAGAGATAGTCTACATGGAATACTATGACGATCCTCTTGCGGATGAGTTATTGAAGGAAACAGATATAATTGTAAGACAATTCAACAATAGGGGATGA
- the glyA gene encoding serine hydroxymethyltransferase yields MNLYNAVRQADPEIYDALKKEIERQETHIELIASENFVSPAVLEAQGSIMTNKYAEGYPAKRYYGGCEFVDIAEELAIKRAKELFGAEHANVQAHSGSQANMAVYFAVLKPGDTIMGMNLSHGGHLTHGSPVNFSGKLFNVISYGVNKETETIDYDEAEKLATEHKPKLIMVGASAYPRTIDFKKFREIADKVGAVLVVDMAHIAGLVAAGAHPSPVPYADFVTTTTHKTLRGPRGGLILCKEEYAKTLNSQIFPGIQGGPLMHVIAAKAVALKEAMSEDFKVYQHQIVKNAKRLSERLMKHGFKLVSGGTDNHLMLINLSNSEITGKEAEEALGRANITVNKNTVPFETRSPFVTSGVRIGTPAVTTRGMKESEMDFIGDLIAQVLSDIKSDLNINDVKSKVLELCKQFPLYRGKLY; encoded by the coding sequence ATGAATCTTTATAATGCAGTAAGACAAGCAGACCCAGAGATTTATGATGCCCTGAAGAAAGAGATCGAAAGGCAGGAGACACATATAGAGCTTATTGCCAGTGAAAATTTTGTTAGCCCAGCTGTTTTGGAAGCACAGGGCTCTATTATGACAAACAAATATGCCGAAGGGTATCCAGCAAAAAGGTACTACGGCGGATGTGAGTTTGTTGACATTGCGGAAGAGCTTGCCATCAAAAGGGCCAAAGAGCTTTTTGGTGCAGAGCATGCAAATGTTCAGGCACATTCCGGCAGCCAGGCTAACATGGCTGTATACTTTGCAGTACTAAAACCAGGGGATACCATCATGGGTATGAACCTTTCTCATGGAGGACATCTCACCCATGGAAGCCCCGTAAATTTTTCCGGAAAACTTTTTAACGTTATCTCCTATGGAGTGAATAAAGAAACTGAGACGATAGACTACGATGAGGCAGAAAAGCTTGCTACAGAACATAAACCAAAGCTCATAATGGTTGGGGCAAGTGCATACCCAAGAACCATCGACTTCAAAAAATTTAGAGAAATTGCTGATAAAGTTGGCGCCGTATTGGTGGTGGATATGGCACACATAGCCGGATTAGTCGCAGCCGGAGCACATCCCTCCCCCGTACCCTATGCCGACTTTGTAACAACTACCACACACAAAACTTTAAGAGGACCAAGGGGTGGGCTTATACTCTGCAAAGAGGAATACGCCAAAACATTAAATTCTCAGATCTTCCCCGGAATACAGGGGGGCCCCCTTATGCATGTCATAGCAGCAAAAGCTGTTGCCCTCAAGGAGGCAATGTCTGAAGATTTCAAGGTTTACCAACATCAGATAGTAAAAAATGCCAAAAGATTATCCGAAAGACTCATGAAACATGGCTTTAAGCTGGTATCAGGTGGAACAGACAATCATCTCATGCTAATCAACTTAAGTAATTCTGAAATAACAGGTAAGGAAGCTGAAGAGGCGCTGGGAAGGGCAAATATCACTGTTAATAAAAATACCGTACCATTTGAAACGAGATCCCCTTTTGTCACAAGTGGTGTAAGGATTGGTACACCAGCTGTAACCACCAGAGGTATGAAAGAGTCAGAGATGGATTTTATAGGAGACCTCATAGCCCAGGTTTTATCTGATATCAAAAGTGATTTAAACATCAATGATGTAAAAAGTAAAGTATTGGAACTATGTAAACAATTCCCATTGTATAGGGGTAAATTATATTGA
- the rpiB gene encoding ribose 5-phosphate isomerase B, giving the protein MRISLAADHGGFDLKNSIVSYLMSKHYEVIDLGTFSSESVDYPDFALKAVESILMKEADRAIIMCGSGIGISITANRFPGIRAALCWDPFTAKLSRLHNDANILAMGGRLIGVELAKEIVDTWLSTDFEGGRHERRIAKIDEYAKNFWKKYMEGEK; this is encoded by the coding sequence ATGAGGATATCTTTAGCAGCCGATCATGGTGGTTTCGATCTAAAAAACTCAATAGTTTCCTACTTAATGTCTAAACATTATGAAGTAATAGACCTGGGCACATTTTCATCCGAATCTGTGGATTATCCGGATTTTGCTTTAAAAGCAGTGGAAAGTATCCTGATGAAAGAAGCTGATAGAGCAATAATTATGTGTGGCTCTGGAATAGGTATATCTATAACTGCAAATAGATTTCCGGGGATAAGAGCAGCACTCTGCTGGGATCCCTTCACCGCCAAACTTAGCAGACTTCACAACGATGCCAATATCCTTGCAATGGGAGGAAGGCTTATAGGTGTGGAACTTGCGAAAGAAATAGTTGATACATGGCTTTCCACCGATTTTGAAGGGGGAAGACACGAAAGAAGAATTGCAAAGATAGATGAATACGCTAAAAATTTTTGGAAAAAATATATGGAAGGTGAAAAATGA
- a CDS encoding TIGR04013 family B12-binding domain/radical SAM domain-containing protein, which produces MIDNHIFILDKFNKFSIRALLVAFEKWFPEINYKVLKVEEIDSNPLPGFYYFSFNSINAKFYIELAQKLKQKKNIKIACGGPHPSARSEEMTKYFDKVCNGEGEIVLKEIVEDFESGIDGKKIYKGTKKVDLNHFDAYPKKKNLFGAIEIMRGCTFSCKYCQTPQLYKGKLRYKSIDRILDDVSFGISHNKTDLRFIAPDSASYFYDNGINILMIEKLLDKLHNLLYNKGRIFYGSFPSEINPYFVNEEFVKLIKHYCHNRRVVIGLQSASRKLLKKMNRPENIEKVEEAINLFLKYKFTVDVDFIFGLPFETSETLKETIEWIEKWHNKVRIHSHYFMPLPGSKWEDLTPTEMPEYFERFVKSLEGKSRLFGQWNTQQNIAYCLKD; this is translated from the coding sequence TTGATAGATAATCACATATTTATCCTTGATAAATTTAATAAATTCTCCATCAGAGCTCTTCTGGTGGCTTTTGAAAAATGGTTTCCGGAGATCAATTATAAAGTATTAAAAGTGGAGGAGATAGATTCAAATCCCCTACCAGGTTTTTACTATTTTTCATTCAATAGTATAAATGCAAAATTTTATATTGAGTTAGCCCAGAAACTAAAACAGAAAAAAAACATTAAAATAGCCTGTGGAGGCCCCCACCCATCAGCAAGATCAGAAGAGATGACAAAATATTTTGACAAGGTTTGTAATGGAGAAGGGGAGATTGTTTTAAAGGAGATAGTGGAAGATTTTGAATCAGGAATAGATGGCAAAAAGATATACAAAGGTACTAAAAAAGTTGATTTAAATCATTTTGATGCTTATCCTAAGAAAAAAAATCTTTTTGGTGCCATAGAGATCATGAGGGGATGTACTTTTTCCTGTAAATACTGTCAGACACCACAGCTGTATAAAGGGAAATTACGATACAAATCGATCGACAGAATACTTGATGATGTATCTTTTGGTATCTCACACAATAAGACCGACTTAAGATTCATCGCTCCAGATTCAGCATCATACTTCTACGACAACGGAATAAATATTTTAATGATTGAAAAACTGTTAGACAAACTCCATAATCTTTTATACAATAAAGGGCGAATATTTTATGGCTCTTTCCCATCGGAAATAAACCCATACTTTGTAAATGAGGAATTTGTAAAGCTTATCAAACACTACTGTCACAACAGACGGGTGGTTATAGGGCTCCAATCGGCCTCCAGAAAATTATTAAAAAAGATGAACCGACCTGAAAATATAGAAAAAGTTGAGGAGGCTATAAATCTCTTTTTGAAATACAAATTTACTGTGGATGTGGATTTTATTTTTGGATTACCATTTGAAACCAGTGAAACACTAAAAGAAACAATTGAATGGATCGAAAAGTGGCACAATAAAGTGCGTATACATTCCCATTACTTTATGCCTCTTCCGGGTAGTAAATGGGAAGATCTGACCCCCACTGAGATGCCTGAATATTTTGAAAGATTTGTAAAAAGTCTGGAGGGGAAAAGTCGCCTGTTTGGTCAATGGAATACCCAGCAAAACATAGCCTATTGCCTAAAAGATTAG
- a CDS encoding NfeD family protein, whose protein sequence is MRRFILIALFLIFSLPVFSKEIYTIEVNGIITEFTYKFIKVNIENASRADSVFLVKLDTPGGILESTRKIVQLFLESKIPVVVYVSPQGARATSAGAFIALSSNYLLMSDGTHIGAAHPVNITGEDIKGDMRKKVENDTTAFIRSIAQKRGKNEQIATEMVINSISLTAREAYDKRIVDDIVNTEEELIEKIKNRFNIKETLFLKKYEPSITEKIAFFLSDPNIIVLLLLIAIASIFLEFKMPGTFIFASIGIAAIILFLLAINIIPINYLGLLLILAGIVLLIAEIFITSFGLLSIAGISALAAGLYILFSKGGNMGINVSLPIIIILILFFGGVILLIGKLVIKDFKKRSVTGTEGMIGKIGEVLDWDTSSRKGKILVHGEIWSAESDTDINRGDKVEVLQVNDLMLKVKRIDR, encoded by the coding sequence ATGAGAAGATTTATATTAATTGCATTATTTTTAATATTTTCATTACCGGTCTTCTCAAAAGAGATCTACACAATAGAGGTAAATGGGATTATTACTGAGTTTACATATAAATTTATTAAAGTTAATATAGAGAATGCTTCCAGAGCAGATTCTGTATTTTTAGTAAAGCTTGACACACCTGGCGGGATCCTTGAATCCACCAGAAAAATAGTACAGCTTTTTCTGGAATCAAAGATCCCTGTGGTTGTCTATGTCTCTCCTCAGGGGGCAAGGGCAACATCCGCAGGAGCCTTTATCGCACTATCCTCGAACTATCTCTTAATGTCTGATGGTACTCATATAGGTGCGGCACACCCGGTAAATATTACTGGCGAAGATATTAAAGGGGATATGAGAAAAAAGGTGGAAAATGATACAACTGCATTTATCAGATCCATTGCCCAGAAAAGGGGAAAAAATGAGCAGATCGCAACTGAAATGGTCATAAACTCGATAAGCCTCACCGCCAGAGAGGCCTATGATAAAAGAATCGTCGATGATATAGTTAATACAGAAGAAGAATTGATAGAAAAGATAAAAAATAGGTTTAATATAAAAGAAACACTCTTTTTAAAAAAATATGAACCATCCATTACGGAAAAGATTGCATTCTTCCTTTCAGATCCAAATATCATAGTCTTACTTTTACTTATAGCGATTGCTTCAATTTTTCTTGAATTTAAGATGCCAGGAACTTTTATCTTTGCATCCATAGGGATAGCGGCGATCATACTTTTTCTTCTGGCAATTAATATAATACCTATAAACTATCTGGGGTTGCTGCTGATCTTGGCCGGAATTGTTCTTCTCATTGCAGAGATATTCATAACAAGTTTCGGACTACTTTCTATTGCAGGGATATCTGCTCTTGCCGCTGGTCTATACATCCTTTTTAGCAAAGGAGGAAATATGGGAATAAATGTTTCATTGCCCATTATTATAATATTGATTCTGTTTTTTGGTGGTGTCATTCTTTTGATAGGAAAACTTGTCATCAAAGACTTCAAAAAGAGATCCGTCACAGGTACAGAGGGGATGATTGGGAAAATTGGGGAGGTATTAGACTGGGATACGTCATCCCGAAAAGGGAAAATACTCGTTCACGGAGAAATATGGAGTGCAGAGTCAGATACAGATATCAACAGGGGGGACAAAGTTGAGGTCTTGCAGGTAAATGATCTGATGTTAAAGGTGAAAAGAATTGATAGATAA
- the trmB gene encoding tRNA (guanosine(46)-N7)-methyltransferase TrmB — protein sequence MEKEIIRLNIHFEEGFYTFSDQIKSQMRPLTEYTLGNFFTDDKPLNVEIGIGNGEFLCHIAEKRPDEHFIGFEVFRKIFRKAISKVQKKNLSNVKLIQYDASFFVPLLANNTVSNFYVNFPDPWPKKKHNKRRLLKPEFLKIISDKLIPGGKLFIATDHDDYAEEILINLKAVSELKPEFENYFVNELIDYYPTKYYRKFAIKNKVYFFKMVKL from the coding sequence ATGGAAAAGGAAATAATCAGATTAAATATACATTTTGAAGAGGGTTTTTATACCTTTTCTGACCAGATAAAATCACAGATGAGACCTTTGACAGAGTACACTCTTGGCAATTTTTTCACGGATGATAAACCTCTAAATGTTGAAATAGGTATCGGTAATGGTGAGTTTTTGTGTCATATAGCAGAAAAGAGACCGGACGAGCATTTTATAGGGTTTGAAGTATTCAGAAAAATATTTAGAAAAGCTATATCAAAGGTGCAGAAGAAAAATCTTTCAAATGTAAAACTTATTCAATATGATGCAAGCTTTTTTGTACCTCTTTTAGCCAACAACACTGTCTCAAACTTTTACGTTAATTTCCCGGATCCATGGCCTAAAAAAAAACACAACAAACGTCGTCTTTTAAAGCCTGAATTTCTCAAGATTATTAGTGACAAATTAATACCTGGTGGAAAACTATTCATTGCTACAGACCATGATGACTATGCTGAAGAGATACTAATCAATCTTAAGGCTGTCTCCGAATTAAAGCCTGAGTTTGAAAACTACTTTGTAAATGAACTAATCGACTACTACCCCACAAAATACTACAGAAAATTTGCCATAAAAAACAAGGTCTATTTCTTCAAAATGGTGAAACTATGA